A window of Asterias amurensis chromosome 10, ASM3211899v1 genomic DNA:
GCCTTCCTGGATATTCTCGGCCACTGTGTACCTTGGGATTAACTTCGCCTGTTGCCTGGTAGTCATCGTATGCTACTCCGCAATAGCGTTCGTAGTCATCATCAAGTTACCAGCGAAGAAGTTACACGCGAGGAAAGACAGAGAGCACCGCAGGAGGGAGATGACCATGGCAACGCGCATGCTCCTTATAGTCGGTACTGACTTATGTTGTTGGATGCCTGTAATCATCATGGGGATTTTATCACAGTCTGGTGCCGTCGACATACCAGACGAGACGTACGCTTGGGTTGTTGTATTCGTGATACCGATCAACTCAGCGATTAACCCGTACCTCTACACGGTCTCCAACGCGAACTCAGTCACATTGAAGTGTTGTAAATGTCGCAAACCTGGTTTGATTGATGCAGTCCGTCTGAAACCTATGAACAGTCAGCAGACCAAAGACACACAATCAAATCGACGGAGTAGATCAGGAACAAACAACAATCTCTGATCGGAAGCCAGTCTGATCGTCGTAAAACAAACTGGTCGGTGAATGATAAACAAATGCGAACCACATCTTCAGAAAATCATATTGCTCAACACTCTAAAATCACCGTATTGAGCCTGCAATGTTCATTGCATTATTGGTTTATTCAATGGAAACTTACTCTCTAAATAATATGTTCCTAGACGAATCCCATCATATACAAGGGTAACACGATATGCTCAAAAACTTGGGTCAAGTCCACATATTCAAGAGGGGGGCTATGTTCTACACATCAAATTTCACAGGGCGGCGGTTTTTGGTGCTCTGAAGACAAAAACACGGCCCAACACACCGTATGTTTAGTACCACATATAAACACAACCCACACGACttgacagacagacaaacagacagacagacataaACATGTGGTTATTtcgaaggcagtggacactattgttaattactcaaaataattatgagcatgacacctttcttggtaaccagcaatagggaacttcgtgtgacaaggatgtttttttgttatttcattaacatctcgctacttcgacgaccggttgagactaaattttcacaggtttgtcctttatgcatacgttgagatacaccaactgcgaaggctggtcttttacaatcaccaatagtgtccagtgtcttcgaGAAGAATTGTAAGAGTGTTTTAAactctttgtttttaaaaaggtgaTTTTAAACATCAAACTCGATCAAGGCAAACAGTTTAAATTTTCTGTAATTAGTACACTTTTACGGCAATCATTCACATTAAAGTTTTAGCACAGCATGTTccgtatattttttttaacaattgttgTATTGATTTGTAGTGatcagaaacaaacaaataactacGAACAGTTTTAATAAACCCTATACCGAGTAGAGTAAatcatccttaaaggcagtggacactattggtaattgtcaaagactagcattcacagttggtgtatctcaaccttatgcataaaataactgtgaaaatttgagttcaatcggtcatcaaacttgcgagataataatgaaagaaaaaacacacccttgtctcgcgaagctgtgtgcgtttagatggttgatttcaagacctcaaattctcaatctgaggtctcgaaatcaaattcgtggaaaattacttcttcctcgaaaactatggcacttcagaggagtcgtttctcacaatgtttgatactaccaacctctccccattactcgttaccaagtgaagttttacgctgataattaatttgagcAATAACcgatagtgttcactgcctttaaacaaacctCAATATTTAAATTCAGCACCTTTTGATAAATATAATCAACACTCAGTAAACAAATACATGACGCGTGAATACTTATAAACGAACAACATAAGTTAACGTTATAGCGAGTcatttatttcataatttttttgattttatttaaatgtaTTGGACACTGGAAACTTTTACCGCCAGCACCGCCACTGCTTTGAGGTGGTCGTGTGGATCACACGTCAAGACCATTTAGTTGCAAATGCAATAACTTTCACTCCAGGCTTGGCAACCTTGGCAGTAACGATCATATAATTTAGGCTCTTTGGCTGTACTCCATCTTCATGCATAGGCACAGTATTCGCTATCCAAAATGCCATAAATTCAAGTGAAGATGGTGTGGATCTCAATACTTGCAATGTACTGTTCCCGGTCAAGATATTTCAGTTGCAAATACAATAACTTGCAACCAAGACTTTCAAGCCATTCTGTATTGacaaggcccgagccgaaggcgagagCCTTTATGACACGGCAATGACCATGCaaggctttaaacggccgtccatgaatgcctttttggtaaaaatccgtaataaagtaagaaactctgtaaaactcatccgtttccgacgtgcttgagctctatatgtacatgaacatgtacgacgtccgtgtgttgcattgttatgactgagacgcctattTTCGACAGTTTCCGCCTCCGTTCGTGcacatgcgcgtatagtcttggtgcaacacgttatcgttttcctttcacacgtAGGTACACTTCTATCGTTTAGGTCCGTTCTTTGCCATCATAATTGTCCTTACCTTCATGTTGATATTGTTGCGTGAATCGCACAATCAATACTAACGATGTACTGCACGTGGTCAATATCCTCCAGTTGCGAATGcacagtttcgctatttctttttggtggagagcgcgtcatgttggggtgtttaaacctttgatagagaccagtgtttataaccggttgtgaacGGATACtctgcgctagtcttggtgcaataCGTTTTTTGTTACGGGTAATGAgtgcgcgctgtcggtgagttggccgcgctatgtgtgaaaggaaaacgataacgtgttgcaccaagactatacgcgcatgtgCACGAACGGAGGCGGAAACTGTCGAAaataggcgtctcagtcataacaatgcaacacacggacgtcgtacatgttcatgtacatatagagctcaagcacgtcggaaacggatgagttttacagagtttcttactttattacggatttttaccaaaaaggcattcatggacggccgtttaaagccttGCATGGTCATTGCCGTGTCATAAAGGctctcgccttcggctcgggccttgtCCAAACGGCAACGGCCCTACCGGTTGAAGACGTATAACGCATTTTCTAGTGTCAACCTTGGCTGTAACTATAATACAATGCTTGCCCTTTGTTGTTTGAACGCTACCTCCATGCATAGACGGGGCACTCACTATTATACAggcctaggcccaatttcaagccTTGCTTGTCGCCGATCTCCATCTCCATCTTCCACATAAGTGCAGGCGCCGAACTGATGCGCAATCGGTTTATTTTAGTCatcaaaaaaagagaaaaaaaaaaaaaaaaatcagaactTAACTCGACACATATAAATACAGGATAAATACtacacaaatataacatggtttgagggtgactagtcgatattagctccccgaggtattaGAAATTGACAGActagtttttgtttcattggaTGATTTCACAATAATCATccaataaataagggaatcaattgAGTGGTGAAGGGGTTtgcaactagtggtttaatccaaacgaggcctggttcttgataaaccACTAgctgaaaaccgattcaacacactttgattcccattcataaataccttttcggtcaaaaacatcaacacttttggtcaacaagtaaaataaatgcaaaaattttaattttcaatgatttatttcaacacaacacccctacagctttgaaatggtaaagccctccgccgccgtCGGgttaacaactccttataagggaatgtggtgcgcgtcgcgcgtatcgcgtgatgtggcacaactgtttaagccgttgctctcgaccaataggaatgacgAAACTGTCTTTTAGAAataggtgcaagctcgcgtgtcacgcccatgtttgaACACTTGTTTCTGGTcgtaaacaaaggtttataccaCAGACATATGTCTGCTGATGACGCTCCTGTCCTACAACCAATCCTAATTCGTGTGTATGTTGTTTGTGCTTGGAAAGCGCTATGCTCTCAGTAAAGCGCTAAATGAAATGCTccgtatttatgaataaaactGTATaaggttaaagatgctatgtcagatttttggccccaaacatgaaaagatagatttgtttgagtgaattgtatttcaaaaagtattacccgctctaacgaaaaaaggtgtaacttttacttttaatggtcaggaaccacaacaatttttgttaacgtttcttataaaacacataataattggtcacggactttatttcactgctactaataattggcagactttttcggACAATGACTAAAATGAAAGCTTgcaactttctcgacccccatcaaaataactattgaattttaaatcaaattttggggttaaatcggcaaaaaatctgacctAGCATCTTTAATAAAGGCGTGTTTTAGTTTGCTTCAAAAGGTCTTGATACAACATAGCATGATAATGGTTAGGGGCGTTACTAAATGGGACAGCGCAATCGTCCTTCTATTaatgtcaatatctttgtgtAGATTGTAGATGTGTATTGAGCGTGCTTCGTGCAaaattaacaattattattttgtaatttcacATCCGTAGCAAACTGTTTCAAGCGTAACTGAACAGCGGAACCTGTTGTGATGGACTGGTATGATGTGATGTATTGTTACTAGATCTCTGTTCAAACGATCTACATGCCATCTTAACTTCACCTCTGAAATAATTACTTGTTGTTTGCAAATACGAAAAGGTAAGGCCCAAAGCTCCTGTGGAAGATTTAATGAGATTGTCATTTGAGTGGATCAATACGTACGCATTGGGTAGTGCAGTAATTAATGCATCGACTATTTGGCGAAATAAATGAGGACAAGTGAAGGCCTGCTCTGAGTTTAGAATAATGGAAAAATGTTGAGTTTCATTTCACTAGAGGCTTCTGATTACCAAAACTgttttaacttaaaggcagtatacacaattggtaattgtcaaagactagccttcacagttagtgtatctcaacataaacataaaataacaaacctgtgaaaatttgagataataatgcgagataataatgaaagaaaaaacaccattgtcactcgaagttgtgtgcgtttagatggttgattttgagaccccaagttctaaatatgaggtctcgaaatcaaattcgtggaaaattacttctttctcgaaaactatggcactttaaagggagccgtttttcgcAAGGTTtcgtaccatcaacctctccccattactcgtcaccaagaaaggttgtatggcaataatttttttgagtaattaccaaaagtgtccattgcctttaacttcACCTCTGAAAGGCTGACTTCTTGTTTGCAAAAACGAAAAAGCAAGGCCCAAAGCTCCTGTGGAAGTTTAATGAGATTTGCAATTGAGTGAATCAATACGTAGGCCTAGACTAGTGCAGTAATTAATTCATCGATTATTTGGCAAAATAAATGAGGAAAAGTGAAGGCCTGCTCTGAGTTTAGATTAATAGAAAAATGATGAGTTAAATTTCACTAGAGGCTTCTGTTTACCAACACTTTTTTAACttaagcccggtttatacttaCTTCACAAATTCGCATTAACAATTACTTCGCAGGTGTTGAGCTGTGCACAATTATTGCGATCAATTGgtgcgaaaacagagttgtgaaccgggctttagacgCTGTCGTATAGACAAATCCAGGTATTGAGCACCGTGCGCCCTTGCTGCGGTGTTTTCAATGCCtagtttgtgcacaaaaagacaccgcagttggtaattatttttcaatagagggcgctaccaatttttttcgtcggattggtctatagcaCACCAAACCTTGTAAGGTATGCGGTAGTTGCAGAGTTGGTGAACAACGTCGCACTACTTTTAACAAACACACCTAACTGTACAAGCGCTTGTTAAGATGAAAAAGGTACACAATGTAAAACTCAATTTAAGTTTAGAGGTCAGGCCGATCAACATAATTATACGAAACAGGGACATGTAAAACAATGTTGACAATGTTACACAACTATTTTGCTCCCTCAAATCAATTGTTCGTAACCAACGAAATATTTTATTTCGATGGGAAATAACTCGCATTTCGAGGAAACTAAATGGTTTAGAGGGAATGCCATCATTTCGTTGgggacaaaacaaatattttgagtaaacgaACCAGATACCAgcattttgagtaaaaaaaaaatggactgaaaaaaaattctcagcTAGTAACTTTTGAAGGGGGAAAACAACACTTATGTGCACACAAAAATTCGTTGTAAAGCATTATTATTGCGAGTTGACTGGTTTAATGACAACTAAATTAACTGAAATAAAGTAAGCTTACACAAGGTACAGAAAGATACATTGAGTGACCTACGTCAGCCGGGCCAGTGTTGCAGGAGATTCCGTCCCAATGATATGCACCCACACCGATCTAGAACAACCCTCTtccaatagcgccctctgttgtgtAGTACTCACTCAACCCATTTAAAACCCTCGTATTATGTGGGACAGAATCTCTAGACAAACTTTCCTATAACACCGGTTTGACttttttttagtattattataactagtttttattattattattattatatatttttttatggggggACACCATATTTTGTGGCTTTCTGTATACTGCTCGTGTCCGTCACTCATTGACGCTCAAGGCGACTCGACATTCAGGTATTTTTCCTGCGAGAACTTAGACAACGTTTTTCAGTTCTAAAACATACTTGTTCCTGCCGAATTCCAGATTCACAACGTTCATGTCGCCATTTTGAAAGGCGCCCTCTGTATTCGGTGTTGTATGGCGAGACAATGATACGAGAAAAGAGTTCCCAACACTCAACACATAAACACGTTAAAGTCAGTTTTTACTTCTTTGGTGATTCAAGACCCTTATTATTTTCAGAAGTTATGCCTTGCCTACTATATTCACCTTTTATAACTTTAAAACATTAAACTATGCTTTACCTTAGCAAAACTGAGAATAGAAGTGTCAATCGTTACGGAGAGAGGTTGACAAACTGTATTTCACTACGGTCTCAACATCCTGGATACTGGCTCTTGTCAAGAGGGGGCGCTATACACACTACGGTCTCAACATCCTGGATACTGGCTCTTGTCAAGAGGGGGCGCTATACACAAATAGGGGGTGATTTTGGCACTAacactactaataataatacacagtaCACTAATTTGCTTACATGGTGTTGCTCATAACTACGATCGACACCAAACCAAATCGTTCACCAAAATCGGAAAGTTAAAACTAAACGTTTTGCTTATAACATTAACTAGTTAACAATAAACAGTTTATCAATCAACAATGATTTATCTTTTCAATAACAATGTAAACAACTTAAAAGTCTAGTGAAAATCCGTCCCAGtaacaatattaaaaaattGCTAGTTCATTTTCCAAGTCAATATGAtgcacaacattgagtttgtgTATTATTTCGTTCTATTTGGTTTAATGTTAACAGACACTAcgtaaataatataaaattgtCCCAGTTTTGAATGAATTAAATAATGTTAGTTAACCCATACacgccgatgtgtgttagtactatatactgaaggaaaaaaaatgctCTGTATCACTGACAAAGTGCTTGGATTGAGCTTCATAAATCTCGCTAAGATATTGGTTAACTGTACATTcagtttaaaattaataaaaatacacTTCATATTTTCTACAACAAGGAATCACCAAGAGCGTTCAAGTGAATTCAAGTGCCACAAATCAAAACACTTAACAAGTATTAAGCtataatttaaattatttacaaagtcttaaaaaaaaataattattaaaggaTCATTACAAAATCGAATTTGGTAGCAAAAAAAGTTACTGGTAGTTTTAGCACTTTAAGTAATCCACCATGTTACacttaaactgacaaacctgcagaagtttgagatcgatcggccatctgggtcacgagagaatagtgagaAAACTATTACAAATTGTGCCATGCATCGATAAAAAACTCATGCTTCATTCGTTTCTCAGACCTTCAATAATACACTTACACAAActaaattatttatatttactaGTCACTCTTACTACGTATATCGtgatatatttatttaaatctTTGCTTTacatattatgtttttttttttttttttttttttttttttttcatttgctaCAATAGATTGTTGACCgtttttgtaatgtttataTATTAGGATTTTTTTTCAGGTTTTCCACCATTTCTTTTTATCGCCGATTTATTTAATTAGGACAATCTACTTTCTAAAATGTCCCCATTTTTGAACCAGACATTACACAGGTGTAATAGATATGTCAAATTGAAGCCggttatatgtttttttttcagccaTGTATACAATTAACCTAGTAAGTCAATTGTCCCCTTGTAACAACCGCATCGTTATCCGCAGTATTTGATAGAGGATACCAAGCCTTAAActtaattacaaaaacaaactaattCTTCCatcctttctcagattcaaaactTTTTACCGATTATCTACCCTTTGGGTCAATGCAGACAGAATTAATCCGtattaatttgtaaaacaaCTTGTTAAAAGGTCAttaataaatttacaatttgtaaaataaataatattatcttTTAAATGTTACATTAAAGTACCTTATATAAGTTCAAAGTATTCCTATTCATTTATCTttcttgattattattattttgtttgtttatggttATTTGTATTCGTAATtctttgtaggacaaaaacacaatatccacagatttacacgaAACTTACACAGGTTGAAAATAATGGCAgtgaaaagcttccctgaaaatattacgtgctgaggtgctgtagtttttggaaaatgagtaaaacaatgtcgtgAGAATAATTGTCgtttcagtgatcatgagaggaacattattttagcatgtaaaaacgtatttttgatgacattgttttactcatttctaaaaaactacaggaCCCCggggtacccaaatcctttatgaaaaggtacccaaatcttttatgtagattttatatttataatcatTTTTAAATAAGGTATTTTTAGTTGTCTCAatacattacttttttttttgtattgggGATGAGGTCGAAAAAGGACATGGTTCagccccttttttttttgcatgaaattGTATGCAAACAAGCAATATATGTCCCTGAACTTGTTACAGTTTGTCAACCTGTGCGTACcgtcaaacattattttgaattgTAAGAATTATGTTTTCGACTGAATACACTTTTCTCACcagtttatgaagttgtttgTTTGCATTCACACTACTTGTCGTAGTTTCATGCTGCATGTTTTGAGGGAGTAGTACAAACCCGTCCAGTGGAACCATATGAGTCCTTCTCCTTTAACCTTCACATCTGGCTGTTGGTAGTAATAACCATTCAAATTAGCATGGTGGCAGACATCAAACCACCATCCACCATGAAAATCAACGGCACATTGTTCTTCAGGAAATTTGTCATTGTCCCGGTCCTTGGTACTGAATGGATGCCCGTTACTGTATGCCATCGAATCACCAGCTGAACTGCTTTCATCATATAAACCAACCTGCAGTCTGTAATTGCCACCAGTTAGGCCAACAGCAAATTGACCATAAGAAGCCCAAGATGTGTTGGACTGCCAATCTTCCAAATCTATTCTGAGTTGCCACTGACCTGATCCAGTAAGGTCACGCAGGATGTCATTCCCGAACCAGAACTCATTCTTCAGATCACCGAACCCCGTTTGGTAATCGGCCCAGGTACGGTTAAAATCGGCAGAgccatcttgtctcctctggaccacgatccagcctcccccatctgtctccatatcacagtaaacTTGTAATTCATCAGTCAGACTTGTGGGAAATATAGTGAATACGCCATTGTAACGGTAGCCGGCTTGATACAACATCATACAGCTACTGTGATATTTAATGCTGGATGCTGAAAAGGTCGGATTATTGACATCTTGGTCGTAGTACACACTTCCTTGCATCTTTATCAATTCATCTGGGCTGTGAGCTCTGCTTGCATTATTCAAGGCACATATACGTTTCATGATATGATAGTTGAATGAGACACATTGTAgatccatagagcagtctcgcccacaaATCGCAGTAGACGATGCAATCTTCCACTGAAACACTTGGTTCAGTAAAGCTCGGTTTT
This region includes:
- the LOC139942570 gene encoding fibrinogen-like protein 1 — protein: MEFIITALLLILMVGACQSANQQRFFRTFYLAENRALLNQVFQWKIASSTAICGRDCSMDLQCVSFNYHIMKRICALNNASRAHSPDELIKMQGSVYYDQDVNNPTFSASSIKYHSSCMMLYQAGYRYNGVFTIFPTSLTDELQVYCDMETDGGGWIVVQRRQDGSADFNRTWADYQTGFGDLKNEFWFGNDILRDLTGSGQWQLRIDLEDWQSNTSWASYGQFAVGLTGGNYRLQVGLYDESSSAGDSMAYSNGHPFSTKDRDNDKFPEEQCAVDFHGGWWFDVCHHANLNGYYYQQPDVKVKGEGLIWFHWTGLYYSLKTCSMKLRQVV